One Blattabacterium cuenoti DNA window includes the following coding sequences:
- the der gene encoding ribosome biogenesis GTPase Der produces the protein MNGTVSIIGSPNVGKSTLFNRFIGERKAIIHKSSGITRDRISGYSEWNGILFSVIDTGGFTISYNDLLKKKVNNKIFQSIKESNILLFIVDITQGLLNTDIELSNFIRKYEKLTLLVVNKIDCGGLSNNSTDFFKLGFDYYYYISAINGSGTGDLLDKITKILMNINDNKIDNQYKSIPKISIIGRPNVGKSTLINSFLNKNHHIVTDIPGTTRDSLDIFYEKLGYKCIIIDTPGIRKKSKINNDIEFYSTTRTIKTIKYVDVCLLMIDASLGWKRQEVNLFKIIETYKKGIIILVNKWDLFLKNSHIKKNYEKSICNKILSFDVPILFISAKEKYNIENIIPITFQVITSIKKKLKTNILNKIMLPIIKSNPPPSIKINNIIRFITIKYCIQLPLSPPIFIFFSNFPRKIKESYRKFIENKIRFYFNFKGVPIQIFFRKK, from the coding sequence ATGAATGGTACTGTATCTATTATAGGAAGTCCTAACGTAGGAAAATCTACTTTATTTAACAGATTCATAGGAGAAAGAAAGGCTATTATCCATAAGTCTAGTGGAATAACTAGAGATAGAATTAGTGGATATTCAGAATGGAACGGGATACTATTTTCTGTAATAGATACAGGAGGATTTACTATATCTTATAATGATTTACTTAAAAAAAAAGTAAATAATAAAATATTTCAATCAATTAAAGAATCTAATATTTTATTATTTATAGTTGATATAACGCAAGGATTATTGAATACAGATATAGAATTATCTAATTTTATTAGAAAATATGAAAAACTAACTCTTTTAGTTGTAAATAAAATAGATTGTGGTGGATTATCCAATAATAGTACAGATTTTTTTAAATTAGGATTTGATTACTATTATTATATATCCGCTATAAATGGAAGTGGAACAGGAGATTTATTAGATAAAATTACAAAGATATTGATGAATATCAATGATAATAAAATTGATAATCAATATAAATCCATCCCTAAAATATCAATAATTGGACGTCCTAATGTAGGAAAATCTACTTTGATAAATTCTTTTTTAAATAAAAATCATCATATTGTAACAGATATTCCTGGTACTACAAGAGATAGTTTAGATATTTTTTATGAAAAATTAGGATACAAATGTATTATAATAGATACGCCAGGAATAAGGAAAAAATCAAAAATCAATAATGACATTGAATTTTATTCAACAACAAGAACAATAAAGACTATAAAATATGTAGATGTTTGTTTATTAATGATAGATGCATCTTTAGGATGGAAAAGACAAGAGGTTAATCTTTTTAAGATCATTGAAACATATAAAAAAGGAATTATTATCCTAGTTAATAAATGGGATTTATTTTTAAAAAATTCACATATAAAAAAAAATTATGAAAAATCTATTTGTAATAAAATTTTATCATTTGATGTTCCAATTTTATTTATATCAGCTAAAGAAAAATATAATATAGAAAATATTATTCCTATTACGTTTCAAGTCATAACATCTATCAAAAAAAAATTAAAAACTAATATTTTAAATAAAATTATGTTACCAATTATAAAAAGTAATCCACCTCCATCTATAAAAATTAATAATATAATTAGATTTATAACTATTAAATATTGTATTCAATTACCTTTATCTCCACCAATATTTATATTTTTTTCTAATTTTCCAAGAAAAATTAAAGAATCTTATAGAAAATTTATAGAAAATAAAATCCGTTTTTATTTTAATTTTAAAGGAGTACCAATACAAATATTTTTTAGAAAAAAATAA
- a CDS encoding long-chain-fatty-acid--protein ligase, with product MNLKKKIFSIQSNKDFEKIVFKIFNFHMKNNDIYNYYIKLMKINIEKIENIYDIPFLPISLFKTHLITINKSIIKKCKSQYDTIFISSGTTGKKSKHYINDINIYTNSIKNGFELFYGPINNFLFLGIFPNYKKNSSLIYMMNFFINKTSKNGSKFIFYPYDQLDIESIIENSYNKTILVFGLSYSLLDFIKKFKYNIFSKKNIIVMETGGMKGKREEITRDELHFILKNFFSVNHIHSEYGMTEMLSQAYSKNMGDFKCPPWMNVYIRETEDPFYHIKNNNVIGGINIIDLSNYLSCPFISTDDLGLKVDINKFKVLGRIDFSDLRGCNSMVF from the coding sequence ATGAATTTGAAAAAAAAAATATTTTCTATACAATCAAACAAAGATTTTGAAAAAATAGTATTTAAAATTTTTAATTTTCATATGAAAAATAATGATATATATAATTATTATATAAAATTGATGAAAATAAATATAGAAAAAATTGAAAATATTTATGATATACCTTTTTTACCAATATCTTTATTTAAAACACATTTAATCACTATAAATAAATCTATTATAAAAAAATGTAAAAGTCAATATGATACAATTTTTATTAGTAGTGGAACTACGGGAAAAAAAAGTAAACATTATATAAATGATATAAATATTTATACTAATAGTATAAAAAATGGATTTGAATTATTTTATGGACCAATAAATAATTTTTTATTTTTAGGAATTTTTCCAAATTATAAAAAAAATTCATCATTAATTTATATGATGAATTTTTTTATAAATAAAACATCCAAAAATGGGAGTAAATTTATTTTTTATCCATATGATCAACTTGATATTGAAAGTATAATCGAAAATAGTTATAATAAAACTATTTTAGTTTTTGGATTAAGTTATTCCTTATTAGATTTTATAAAAAAATTTAAATATAATATTTTCTCAAAAAAAAATATAATTGTTATGGAAACCGGGGGGATGAAGGGAAAAAGAGAAGAAATAACAAGAGATGAATTACATTTTATTCTAAAAAATTTTTTTTCAGTGAACCATATTCATTCAGAATATGGTATGACTGAAATGCTTTCCCAAGCATATTCAAAAAATATGGGAGATTTTAAATGTCCACCATGGATGAATGTATACATAAGAGAGACAGAAGATCCTTTTTATCATATAAAAAATAATAATGTAATAGGTGGAATAAATATTATTGATTTATCTAATTACTTATCTTGTCCTTTTATATCTACTGATGATTTAGGTTTAAAAGTAGATATAAATAAATTTAAAGTATTAGGTAGAATAGATTTTTCAGATTTAAGAGGATGTAATTCTATGGTTTTTTAA
- the pheS gene encoding phenylalanine--tRNA ligase subunit alpha: MNNIETINKIKNDIKFFNPKTIDDIKKFKIKFLGKKNGIITLFIKKIKYIPISDRKKIGIILNKLKNEIKEKILKNYIKIKNINRNKFDITIPGKFTNIGSLHPISIIKNKIIKILYYMGFYCVDGNEIEDDWHNFTALNIPILHPSRDMQDTFFLQKNPDFLLRTHTSSVQIRYMKKNSPPFKVFSLGKVYRNETVSYNSNYMFHQVEGFYVNKNVSFCDLKETIQYMINLLFGKVKIRFRLSYFPFTEPSAEVDIFYDNKWLEIMGCGIIDPQVLKNVNIDSNLYTGFAFGLGIERLTMIIYNIKDIRIFFKNDIRFLSQFKNEF, from the coding sequence ATGAATAATATTGAAACAATTAACAAAATTAAAAATGATATAAAATTTTTTAATCCAAAAACAATTGATGATATTAAAAAATTCAAAATCAAATTTTTAGGTAAAAAAAATGGAATTATAACATTATTTATAAAAAAAATAAAATATATTCCTATTTCTGATAGAAAAAAAATAGGAATAATTTTAAATAAATTAAAAAATGAAATCAAAGAAAAAATTTTAAAAAATTATATTAAAATAAAAAATATAAATAGAAATAAATTTGACATAACAATTCCAGGTAAATTTACAAATATTGGATCTTTACATCCAATATCTATTATAAAAAATAAAATAATAAAAATACTTTATTATATGGGTTTTTATTGTGTGGATGGTAATGAAATAGAAGATGATTGGCATAATTTTACTGCTTTAAATATTCCTATATTACATCCATCTAGAGATATGCAAGATACATTTTTTTTACAAAAAAATCCAGATTTTTTATTACGTACACATACATCTTCTGTACAAATAAGATATATGAAAAAAAATTCTCCACCTTTTAAAGTTTTTTCTTTAGGAAAAGTATATCGTAATGAAACAGTTTCATATAATTCAAATTATATGTTTCATCAAGTTGAAGGATTTTATGTTAATAAAAATGTTTCTTTTTGTGATTTAAAAGAGACTATTCAATATATGATTAATCTATTATTTGGTAAAGTAAAAATAAGATTTAGACTTTCTTATTTTCCATTTACTGAACCTAGTGCAGAGGTGGATATATTTTATGACAACAAATGGTTAGAAATTATGGGATGTGGAATTATAGATCCACAAGTATTAAAAAATGTAAATATAGACTCTAATTTATATACTGGTTTTGCGTTTGGTTTAGGTATAGAACGTTTAACTATGATAATTTATAATATAAAAGATATTAGAATTTTTTTTAAAAATGATATTCGTTTTTTAAGTCAATTTAAAAATGAATTTTAA
- a CDS encoding DNA topoisomerase subunit B, protein MSKKNDFQSKNYTADSIQSLEGIEHVRMRPSMYIGDVGSRGLHHLVNEVIDNSVDESLAEFCNKIWVTIHKNGFITISDNGRGIPVEIHKKEKISALEVVMTKVGAGGKFDKNSYKVSGGLHGVGLSCVNALAKHLIVTVYRNGKIYQQEYFRGKPLHSVKCLGNTNMKGTKIYYLADNYIFKSIIYDQKILINRLNELSYLNKELYLFFINENNNIRKCFFSKNGIIDYIDVLNKKNTLLVNNSLFINGKKDDVLVESVISFNNSFKEKIYSYVNNINTYEGGTHVSGFRRAITRTFKKYIDGDKLSNFKEKLEFIGDDFREGITAIISVKIMHPQFEGQTKTKLSNHEVGGIVDKIIGENFSNYLEENPNDRKKIIEKIILSAKSRQAAKKARELIQKQNPISVGVLPGKLADCSLNDPKHCELYLVEGDSAGGTAKQGRDRKFQAILPLRGKILNVEKSIPYKIFENEEIKNIFTSLGITMNMNNNSINIEKLRYNKIIIMTDADIDGSHISTLILTLFFRYMKSLIENGYVYVANPPLYLIRKKSYYRYAWNDEERESIIKKLGGKKYVITQRYKGLGEMNAEQLWETTMNPKNRTLRKIYIKNDSNADNIFSILMGDDVPPRRIFIEKNSISAKVDI, encoded by the coding sequence ATGAGTAAAAAAAACGATTTTCAATCCAAAAATTATACTGCAGATAGTATACAATCATTAGAAGGTATAGAACATGTAAGAATGAGACCTTCTATGTATATTGGAGATGTTGGATCAAGAGGCCTTCATCATCTAGTAAATGAGGTAATAGATAATTCTGTAGATGAGTCATTAGCAGAATTTTGTAATAAAATATGGGTGACTATTCATAAAAATGGATTTATCACTATATCTGATAATGGACGTGGAATTCCAGTAGAAATACATAAAAAAGAAAAAATATCTGCACTTGAAGTTGTTATGACTAAAGTAGGCGCAGGTGGAAAATTTGATAAAAATTCATATAAAGTTTCGGGGGGTTTACATGGAGTAGGACTTTCTTGTGTTAATGCTCTTGCAAAACATTTAATAGTAACAGTATATCGTAATGGAAAAATCTATCAACAAGAATATTTTAGAGGAAAGCCATTACATTCTGTAAAATGTTTAGGAAATACTAATATGAAAGGAACTAAAATTTATTATCTAGCTGATAATTATATTTTTAAATCTATAATATATGATCAAAAAATTTTAATCAATCGTTTAAATGAATTGTCTTATTTAAATAAAGAATTATATTTGTTTTTTATAAATGAAAATAATAACATAAGGAAATGTTTTTTTTCAAAAAATGGAATTATAGACTATATTGATGTTTTAAATAAAAAAAATACTTTATTAGTTAATAATTCTTTATTTATTAATGGAAAAAAAGATGATGTTTTAGTAGAATCTGTTATTTCATTTAATAATTCTTTTAAAGAAAAAATTTATTCTTATGTAAATAATATAAATACTTATGAAGGTGGTACTCACGTATCAGGATTTAGAAGAGCTATTACTAGAACTTTTAAAAAATATATAGATGGAGATAAATTATCGAATTTTAAAGAAAAATTAGAATTTATAGGAGATGATTTTAGAGAAGGTATTACTGCTATTATATCTGTTAAAATAATGCACCCACAATTTGAAGGACAAACAAAAACAAAATTAAGCAATCATGAAGTAGGAGGAATTGTAGATAAGATAATAGGAGAAAATTTTAGTAATTATTTAGAAGAAAATCCTAACGATAGAAAAAAAATTATTGAAAAAATAATTTTATCAGCTAAATCTAGACAAGCAGCAAAAAAAGCCCGTGAATTAATACAGAAACAAAATCCAATTAGTGTTGGGGTATTACCTGGAAAATTAGCTGATTGTTCTTTGAATGACCCGAAACATTGTGAATTATATTTAGTAGAAGGAGATTCTGCAGGAGGTACTGCTAAACAAGGTAGAGATAGAAAATTTCAGGCTATATTACCATTACGTGGTAAAATATTGAATGTAGAAAAATCTATTCCATATAAAATATTTGAAAATGAAGAAATCAAAAATATATTTACTTCTTTAGGAATTACTATGAATATGAATAACAACTCAATTAATATAGAAAAATTGAGATATAATAAAATTATCATCATGACTGATGCGGATATAGATGGAAGTCATATTTCTACATTAATATTAACATTATTTTTTAGATACATGAAATCTTTAATAGAAAATGGATATGTTTATGTAGCTAATCCTCCTCTTTATTTAATACGTAAAAAATCTTATTATAGATATGCATGGAATGATGAAGAAAGAGAATCCATTATTAAAAAGTTAGGAGGTAAAAAATATGTAATAACACAACGTTATAAGGGTTTAGGAGAGATGAATGCAGAACAATTATGGGAAACAACTATGAATCCTAAAAATAGAACTCTTCGTAAGATATATATTAAAAATGATTCAAATGCAGATAACATATTTTCTATTCTTATGGGAGATGACGTTCCTCCACGTAGAATTTTTATAGAAAAAAATTCTATTTCTGCAAAAGTAGATATATAA
- a CDS encoding CvpA family protein, whose translation MTLLDIIILIITIIGGFYGYKSGLISQFSFPITFIILIYKGYYIFIRYKNLLHNYINNKIYLLTCSTIISIISVIFFVHILNKSIKLIITMTWMKPIDQLGGMMFGLIKYFLYISTFLFFIKKFNQITKFTYDGFFHSVIEKKLELLLYKRESIFKSLFDQINTLLKF comes from the coding sequence ATGACTTTATTAGATATTATTATATTAATTATAACTATAATCGGAGGATTTTATGGATATAAAAGTGGATTAATTTCTCAATTTTCTTTTCCTATTACATTTATAATATTAATATATAAAGGTTATTACATATTTATAAGATATAAAAATCTATTGCATAATTATATAAATAATAAAATATATTTATTAACATGTTCTACAATTATTTCAATAATTTCTGTAATTTTTTTCGTTCATATACTTAATAAATCAATAAAATTAATTATCACAATGACATGGATGAAACCTATTGATCAATTAGGAGGGATGATGTTCGGTTTAATAAAATATTTTTTATATATTTCTACTTTTTTGTTTTTCATTAAAAAATTTAATCAGATAACTAAATTTACTTATGATGGTTTTTTTCACAGTGTTATAGAAAAAAAATTAGAATTGCTATTATATAAAAGAGAATCAATATTTAAATCTTTATTTGATCAAATCAATACATTACTAAAATTTTAA
- a CDS encoding inorganic phosphate transporter: MELSYPLIIIILFILSIFDLIIGLINDAVNFLNSSIGSKVASRNTIMIFASIGIILGTFLSSGMMEIARKGVFDPSHFYFSDIIFIFLSVMISDIILLDIFNTLGLPTSTTVSMVFCLLGGSFSIATIKILFNNEPFYYITKYIKTEKALDIGIGIFLSIIISFLSGTFIHYFIRSIFSFNYKNKLKYIGVIWSSISLSSMTYFLIIKGLHSAIIENVDTNNTIIMNELSSYINNLINWIHHNFFIFIIYLIFTWIIIAKIFVSLGYNILRFVVLYGTFSLAMAFSGNDLVNFIGIPIAGIQSYNIWIKKGHPSAEIFNMRDLSKNNVQVPSSILIVSSIIMILTLWFSKKTRNITNTEINLSRQNEGPEIFLSNSLSRWIVRLFLFLGKKIKNFFPKKMLLKIEKNFKKNDIQKDNHVAFDLVRASSNLTISSILISIATIQKLPLSTTFVTFMVAMGTSLADRAWDRESAVYRVSGVLSVIRGWLLTGLIAFTMAGIVSLFLYFFKIWAILFLFCIIGIIIYKNYKVFSKIQIKKFEEDKLLLEISEINTLNILNKINNILKPKILSIKYIYTNSLYGIYHGDIKKIKNSRNHFLELRKNFIGLDNLLIKILKKTNETNPIFGVFYFHIYNTIKEITDYLDIISNSILFHIMNSHKPLKNEQKKSISKLECYMNHYFDIIKKIIDDNNYKCLIYSSKIIHSNIIKNVKIQMNQQLIGIIQYKYGKKNTFLILRILSESRKISERMKNMIILYHNMVSKLSLNKDNSNIKKP; this comes from the coding sequence ATGGAACTATCTTATCCATTAATTATAATTATTTTATTTATTCTATCTATATTTGATCTCATTATAGGATTGATTAATGATGCAGTAAATTTTTTAAATTCTTCTATTGGATCTAAAGTCGCTTCTCGTAATACTATTATGATATTTGCTAGTATAGGGATTATTTTAGGAACATTTTTATCTAGTGGTATGATGGAAATAGCAAGAAAAGGAGTTTTTGATCCATCTCATTTCTATTTTTCAGATATTATATTCATTTTTTTATCAGTAATGATATCGGATATTATTTTATTAGACATATTTAATACCTTAGGATTACCAACATCTACTACTGTATCTATGGTATTTTGTTTATTAGGTGGATCTTTTAGTATTGCAACTATAAAAATTTTATTTAATAATGAACCTTTTTACTATATTACTAAATATATTAAAACAGAAAAAGCATTAGATATTGGTATAGGAATATTTTTATCTATTATCATATCTTTTTTATCAGGTACATTTATTCATTATTTTATTCGTTCTATATTTAGTTTTAATTATAAAAATAAGTTAAAATATATAGGGGTTATATGGTCATCTATATCCCTTAGTAGTATGACATATTTTTTAATTATTAAAGGATTACATAGCGCTATTATTGAAAATGTAGATACAAACAATACAATAATTATGAATGAACTTTCTTCTTATATTAATAATTTAATTAATTGGATTCATCATAATTTTTTCATATTTATAATTTATTTAATATTCACATGGATTATTATAGCAAAGATATTTGTTTCTTTAGGTTATAATATTTTAAGATTTGTTGTATTATATGGAACGTTTTCTTTAGCAATGGCTTTTTCTGGAAATGATTTAGTAAATTTTATAGGTATTCCTATAGCAGGAATACAATCGTATAATATATGGATAAAAAAAGGACATCCATCGGCGGAAATATTTAATATGAGAGATTTATCAAAAAATAATGTACAGGTTCCATCATCAATTTTAATTGTTTCTTCCATAATTATGATATTAACACTTTGGTTTTCAAAAAAAACTAGAAATATTACTAATACTGAAATTAATCTAAGTAGACAAAATGAAGGTCCTGAAATTTTTTTGTCAAATTCTTTATCTAGATGGATTGTAAGATTATTTTTATTCCTTGGAAAAAAAATAAAAAATTTTTTTCCAAAAAAAATGTTATTGAAAATAGAAAAAAATTTTAAAAAAAATGATATACAAAAAGATAATCATGTAGCATTTGATTTAGTTAGGGCGTCTTCGAATTTAACTATATCTAGTATACTAATATCTATAGCAACTATTCAAAAATTACCACTTTCTACAACTTTTGTAACATTTATGGTAGCTATGGGAACTTCTCTTGCTGATAGAGCTTGGGATAGAGAGAGTGCAGTTTATAGAGTATCTGGGGTATTAAGTGTTATAAGAGGATGGTTGTTAACAGGATTAATTGCGTTTACTATGGCAGGGATAGTCTCTTTATTTCTATATTTTTTTAAAATTTGGGCTATTTTATTCCTATTTTGTATAATAGGAATAATAATTTATAAAAATTATAAAGTTTTTTCTAAAATCCAAATAAAAAAATTTGAAGAAGATAAATTATTATTAGAAATATCTGAAATAAATACTTTAAATATTTTAAATAAGATTAATAATATATTAAAACCAAAAATATTATCTATAAAATATATTTATACAAATTCTCTATATGGAATTTATCATGGAGATATAAAAAAAATAAAAAATAGTAGAAATCATTTTTTAGAATTGAGAAAAAATTTTATTGGATTAGATAATTTATTAATTAAAATATTAAAAAAAACTAATGAAACTAATCCAATTTTTGGGGTTTTTTATTTTCATATATATAACACAATAAAAGAAATTACAGACTATTTAGATATAATCAGTAATAGTATATTATTTCATATTATGAATAGTCATAAGCCATTAAAAAATGAACAAAAAAAAAGTATTTCAAAACTTGAATGTTATATGAATCATTATTTTGATATAATAAAAAAAATAATTGATGATAATAATTACAAATGTTTAATTTATTCATCGAAAATAATACATTCTAATATAATAAAAAATGTTAAAATTCAAATGAATCAACAATTAATTGGTATTATCCAATATAAATATGGAAAAAAAAATACGTTTTTAATATTAAGAATATTATCTGAATCAAGAAAAATATCAGAACGTATGAAAAATATGATTATTTTATATCATAATATGGTATCAAAACTATCTTTAAATAAAGATAATTCTAATATTAAAAAACCATAG
- the argH gene encoding argininosuccinate lyase, with the protein MKIWDKIGNNFDIKIENFTSNKDSKLDIFLAPHDVVATIAHIIMLYYIGLLSKKELNILIKELRNIYINEILKNKFKINDGVEDVHSQIEFLLIERIGNIGKKIHIGRSRNDQILVDLKLFVRLELKELVLIVYSFFNLLLKLSEKYKKILMPGYTHYQIAMPSSFGLWFSAYAESLMDDLLLINVAYHIVNKNPMGSAAGYGSSLPLNRKMTTYLLGFENLNYNVLYAQMGRGKIEKIVSEAIASLARTLGKMAQDICLYLNQNFDFISFPDFLTTGSSIMPHKKNPDVFEIIRAKCNRISALPNEISIISSNLSSGYHRDFQLIKERFIPMFEEIKNCFFMFKYMLNYIKINENILNDKKYHYLFSVEVVNNLVIKKGYSFRDAYKKVGLDIKNGNFKPFMKGVYSHEGSIGNLCNKEIKNMMKNIIIKFDFKQISNVIKRLIYSKINFDKSSKNPIFSL; encoded by the coding sequence GTGAAAATTTGGGATAAGATAGGTAATAATTTTGATATAAAGATTGAAAATTTTACTTCAAATAAGGATTCTAAATTAGATATTTTTTTAGCTCCCCACGATGTTGTCGCTACTATAGCTCACATTATAATGTTATATTACATTGGATTATTAAGTAAAAAAGAATTAAATATTTTAATTAAAGAATTACGTAATATTTATATTAATGAAATATTAAAAAATAAATTTAAAATTAATGATGGAGTAGAAGATGTACATTCTCAAATAGAATTTTTGCTAATAGAACGTATAGGAAATATTGGAAAAAAAATACATATAGGGAGATCCAGAAATGATCAAATATTGGTAGATTTAAAATTATTTGTCCGTTTAGAGTTAAAAGAATTAGTTTTGATTGTTTATTCATTTTTCAATTTATTATTGAAATTAAGTGAAAAATATAAAAAAATTCTTATGCCAGGATATACTCATTATCAAATAGCTATGCCTTCTTCTTTTGGATTATGGTTTTCTGCATACGCAGAAAGTTTAATGGATGATTTATTATTAATTAATGTAGCATATCATATTGTTAATAAAAATCCAATGGGATCTGCTGCTGGATACGGATCTTCTTTACCTTTAAATAGAAAAATGACTACTTATTTATTAGGATTTGAAAATTTAAATTATAATGTATTATATGCCCAAATGGGACGTGGAAAAATAGAAAAAATTGTATCAGAAGCCATAGCATCATTAGCAAGAACTTTAGGAAAAATGGCACAAGACATTTGTTTGTATTTGAATCAAAATTTTGATTTTATTAGTTTTCCAGATTTTCTTACTACTGGATCTAGTATTATGCCTCATAAAAAAAATCCTGATGTATTTGAAATAATAAGGGCAAAATGTAATAGAATTAGTGCATTACCTAATGAAATTTCTATTATATCTTCCAATTTATCATCTGGTTATCATAGAGATTTTCAATTAATAAAAGAAAGATTTATTCCTATGTTTGAAGAAATAAAAAATTGCTTTTTTATGTTTAAGTATATGTTGAATTATATTAAGATCAATGAGAATATTCTTAATGATAAAAAATATCACTATTTATTTAGTGTAGAAGTTGTTAATAATTTAGTTATTAAAAAAGGATATTCTTTTAGAGACGCTTACAAAAAAGTAGGTTTAGATATAAAAAATGGAAATTTTAAGCCTTTTATGAAAGGAGTTTATTCTCATGAAGGAAGTATAGGTAATTTGTGTAATAAAGAAATTAAAAATATGATGAAAAATATAATAATAAAATTTGATTTTAAACAAATTAGTAACGTTATAAAAAGACTAATTTATAGTAAAATAAATTTTGATAAATCATCTAAAAATCCAATTTTTTCTTTATAG
- the trmD gene encoding tRNA (guanosine(37)-N1)-methyltransferase TrmD has product MRIDIVCVFPDIFSSPFSNSIIKKATNKKLVDINIHNLRDYGLGKRKKIDDYPYGGGNGMVIRIEPVYQCFSMLISNRQYDEIIFMTPDGDLFSQKYANDLSLKKNIIILCGRYKGIDQRIRDHLISKELSIGKYILSGGELAAAVVIESIVRLLPGVINKTSVLTDSFQKKSYFISPPIYTRPSIYKKWKVPNVLLSGNHKKIKKWFLKKSLQSIKKKLDF; this is encoded by the coding sequence ATGAGAATAGATATTGTTTGCGTATTTCCTGACATATTTTCTAGTCCATTTTCTAATTCAATTATTAAAAAAGCTACAAATAAAAAATTAGTAGATATAAATATTCATAATTTAAGAGATTATGGATTAGGAAAAAGAAAAAAAATAGATGACTATCCATATGGAGGGGGTAATGGTATGGTAATCAGAATTGAACCTGTATATCAATGTTTTTCAATGTTAATTTCTAATAGACAATATGACGAAATCATATTTATGACTCCTGATGGAGATCTTTTTTCACAAAAATATGCAAATGATTTATCTTTAAAAAAAAATATTATTATTCTTTGTGGACGTTATAAGGGAATTGATCAAAGAATTAGAGATCATTTAATTTCTAAAGAATTATCTATTGGAAAATATATATTGTCGGGTGGAGAATTAGCCGCAGCTGTTGTTATAGAGTCTATAGTTAGACTATTACCAGGAGTTATTAATAAAACATCTGTATTAACAGATTCTTTCCAAAAGAAATCTTATTTTATTTCTCCACCTATTTATACCAGGCCATCTATTTATAAAAAATGGAAAGTACCAAATGTATTATTATCTGGGAATCATAAAAAAATAAAAAAATGGTTTTTAAAAAAATCTTTACAATCTATAAAGAAAAAATTGGATTTTTAG
- the ruvA gene encoding Holliday junction branch migration protein RuvA, whose amino-acid sequence MITHLKGKLIEKNSEYLVLDCCGIGYYVHISLYTYSLLSNSKNNKKGENIWIYTYLLIKENEHILYGFFDKIERKIFVDLLSVNGVGPNLAIILLSYLTPYEIIESILKEDINVFKKIKGIGKKIAYKIIIELKDKVSKKYKNNLENKKNINPNLKKETLKVLITLGFNDKNNHIILDKILNENPNFSVENLVKECIKKIMN is encoded by the coding sequence GTGATAACTCATTTAAAAGGTAAATTAATTGAAAAAAATAGTGAGTATTTAGTACTCGATTGTTGTGGTATAGGATATTATGTTCATATATCTTTATATACTTATTCATTGTTATCAAATAGTAAAAATAATAAAAAAGGAGAAAATATATGGATTTATACTTATTTATTAATAAAAGAAAATGAACATATTTTATATGGATTTTTTGATAAGATAGAAAGAAAAATTTTTGTAGATTTACTATCTGTAAATGGTGTAGGCCCCAATTTAGCTATAATATTATTATCTTATCTTACTCCATATGAGATAATAGAATCAATATTAAAAGAAGATATAAATGTTTTTAAAAAAATTAAGGGGATAGGAAAAAAAATAGCTTATAAAATTATTATCGAATTAAAAGATAAAGTTTCTAAAAAGTATAAAAATAATTTAGAAAATAAAAAAAATATAAATCCTAATTTAAAAAAAGAAACTTTAAAAGTGTTAATTACATTGGGTTTTAATGATAAAAATAATCATATAATTTTGGATAAAATATTAAATGAAAATCCAAATTTTTCAGTAGAAAATTTAGTAAAAGAGTGTATAAAAAAAATTATGAATTGA